A window from Zingiber officinale cultivar Zhangliang chromosome 7A, Zo_v1.1, whole genome shotgun sequence encodes these proteins:
- the LOC122001949 gene encoding hydroxyproline O-arabinosyltransferase NOD3-like, with amino-acid sequence MIGRRNIGKASPLFLLLLGFGFFVATYNLVTMVIHYQQRESVNKLPVDDLGTEMPKIRRLGVQRQLFHVVVTATDAAYSRWQCRIMYYWYKRMKDGEGSEMGGFTRVLHSGKPDSLMDEIPTFVVDPLPDGVDRGYIVLNRPWAFVQWLDKATIEEEYILMAEPDHIFVKPLPNLAREDYPAGFPFFYIKPTEHVEIVRKFFPEEKGPVTNIDPIGNSPVIIKKSILEKIAPTWMNISLNMKEDPETDKAFGWVLEMYAYAIASALHGVQHVLHKNFMIQPPWDLKLGNTYILHFTYGCDYTLKGELTYGKIGEWRFDKRLYLRGPPPRNLTLPPAGVPESVVTLVRMVNEATNNIPGWDEGR; translated from the exons ATGATTGGGAGGAGGAACATCGGCAAGGCGTCTCCATTGTTCTTGCTGCTGCTGGGGTTTGGATTTTTCGTCGCTACCTATAATCTGGTGACGATGGTCATCCATTACCAGCAGCGAGAGTCCGTGAACAAGCTTCCTGTTGACGATTTAGGCACGGAGATGCCTAAGATTAGGCGATTGGGCGTTCAGAGGCAACTGTTTCACGTTGTGGTGACTGCGACTGATGCGGCATATAGCAGGTGGCAGTGCCGGATAATGTACTACTGGTACAAGAGGATGAAGGACGGCGAGGGGTCGGAGATGGGAGGGTTCACCAGAGTGCTCCACTCTGGGAAGCCTGATAGCCTGATGGATGAGATCCCAACTTTTGTTGTGGATCCACTCCCAGACGGTGTGGATCGG GGGTACATTGTCCTAAACAGACCTTGGGCCTTTGTGCAATGGCTGGACAAAGCAACTATCGAGGAGGA GTATATATTAATGGCAGAACCAGATCATATTTTTGTCAAACCGTTGCCAAACTTGGCTCGTGAAGATTATCCTGCAGGCTTTCCATTCTTCTACATTAAACCAACTGAACATGTAGAGATTGTGAGGAAGTTTTTTCCAGAAGAAAAAGGTCCTGTAACTAACATTGATCCTATTGGCAATTCCCCTGTGATAATTAAAAAG TCCATACTAGAGAAGATTGCTCCTACTTGGATGAACATTTCTTTGAATATGAAAGAGGATCCAGAGACCGACAAAGCTTTTGGATGGGTGTTGGAAAT GTATGCTTATGCCATTGCAAGTGCATTGCATGGTGTGCAACATGTTCTTCATAAAAATTTCATGATACAA CCCCCTTGGGATTTGAAGTTGGGGAACACTTACATTTTACATTTTACTTATGGATGTGACTATACATTGAAG GGTGAACTAACTTATGGTAAAATTGGAGAATGGCGCTTTGACAAAAGATTATATCTTCGTGGTCCACCACCAAGGAACCTAACTTTACCCCCGGCAGGAGTTCCTGAAAGTGTG GTAACACTGGTGAGGATGGTAAACGAGGCTACGAATAACATCCCTGGGTGGGATGAAGGAAGATAG